From Candidatus Protochlamydia phocaeensis, one genomic window encodes:
- the trmB gene encoding tRNA (guanosine(46)-N7)-methyltransferase TrmB translates to MKPEDLKSPFIWEQRNILIQDRVLYVPDQCSSYDQFSFPGWAKEPVFSQERPVCIEYCSGNGAWIAAKASENRHQNWVAIERKFDRVRKIWSKLKNKQLDNLFVVCGEGYRVTHQYFPSESVESVYINFPDPWPKKRHAKHRIIQTPFVTEIWRILKKGGLLTLVTDDENYSQIMIEVVSAISGFEPLYPSPYFITDYPGYGTSYFEDLWREKGKTIRYHLFRKSLSEQTN, encoded by the coding sequence ATGAAGCCAGAAGATCTAAAGTCTCCTTTTATATGGGAGCAAAGAAATATTTTAATTCAAGACCGGGTTTTGTATGTGCCCGATCAATGCTCCAGCTATGATCAATTTTCTTTTCCCGGCTGGGCTAAAGAGCCTGTCTTTTCCCAAGAGCGTCCGGTTTGCATTGAGTATTGCAGTGGGAATGGGGCGTGGATTGCTGCTAAGGCAAGCGAAAATCGGCATCAAAACTGGGTGGCGATTGAGCGCAAATTTGACCGTGTACGCAAAATTTGGTCCAAGTTGAAAAATAAGCAGCTCGATAATTTATTTGTCGTCTGCGGAGAGGGCTACCGCGTTACCCATCAATATTTTCCAAGCGAAAGCGTAGAATCCGTCTATATTAATTTCCCGGATCCTTGGCCCAAGAAAAGGCATGCTAAGCACCGTATTATTCAAACGCCTTTTGTCACTGAAATTTGGCGCATCTTGAAAAAAGGGGGATTGTTGACGTTGGTCACAGACGATGAAAATTATTCGCAAATCATGATCGAAGTAGTCAGTGCCATTTCTGGATTTGAGCCTCTTTATCCTTCTCCTTATTTTATAACGGACTATCCCGGTTATGGTACGTCTTACTTTGAAGATTTATGGCGGGAAAAAGGAAAAACGATTCGCTATCATCTCTTTCGCAAGAGCCTTTCCGAACAAACTAACTGA